In Mytilus edulis chromosome 6, xbMytEdul2.2, whole genome shotgun sequence, the following proteins share a genomic window:
- the LOC139527163 gene encoding tripartite motif-containing protein 2-like isoform X6, with protein MSKSSPVDSEEVHHPEKSRYRRRLERERYHTTSIDYNTLNNMANTTTSSASPSSTTGGTGNKLAQEIQDEFLVCKICLEVYKNPKCLDCLHTFCEACIDNHVMSECTYKKYSDYREFTCPLCRKRTQLPLGGVKKLPDNFLVSGLSEVVGRQKPSKFPFCDICKLVNHKHREATSKCLDCNKLLCKACVELHKATKVTKGHSIFDVEIEKDIECKEHSEEVVRFYCEPCETCICVLCTFNEHKDHEITQFSEAVIKYKETIQELLDNCKSKINGYDVQLVALSKCDTVIKAAEQSIRDSAIQYISDIRAKEKQLIDDLHETYGSDVMDYVSKRADMQINVDSLKSTCNLTELVLKGKDIELLLLKKQVQEKLSSLSDIELRDLPLTVNKQIAFVPGVMNFGELCESDKPIGTVNTPRPVVSNTPQNTVPPKFTTSISSQTDEPPAKEEPSITATYVQTDQGPGNGSDKSVGTDIVEVMEKAVNTRSRSLQGSTSQMQRVASEENGSGNDIIADGAAQRRQRRRRERPKIET; from the exons ATGTCAAAATCTTCTCCCGTCGATTCCGAGGAAGTTCATCACCCAGAAAAATCCAG GTATAGAAGAAGATTAGAAAGAGAACGTTACCATACGACATCAATTGATTACAACACTCTGAACAATATGGCGAATACCACTACGTCATCGGCATCTCCATCCTCTACAACCGGCGGAACCGGAAACAAGCTAGCGCAAGAAATACAAGATGAATTCCTCGTTTGTAAAATATGTCTGGAGGTGTATAAAAATCCAAAATGTTTGGACTGTCTTCATACATTTTGTGAGGCTTGTATTGATAATCACGTCATGTCCGAATGTACGTACAAAAAGTATAGCGATTACAGGGAGTTTACCTGTCCACTTTGTAGGAAAAGGACCCAATTACCGCTAGGTGGAGTGAAGAAGCTTCCAGATAATTTCCTTGTTTCCGGTCTTTCAGAAGTGGTTGGACGACAAAAACCTTCCAAATTCCCGTTCTGCGATATTTGCAAATTAGTCAATCATAAACATAGAGAAGCAACATCCAAATGTTTAGAttgtaataaattgttatgcAAGGCGTGCGTAGAATTACATAAGGCAACAAAAGTTACAAAGGGTCATAGCATATTTGATGTAGAAATTGAAAAAGATATCGAATGCAAAGAGCATTCCGAAGAAGTAGTTCGATTTTATTGTGAGCCATGTGAAACATGCATTTGCGTTCTCTGCACGTTCAACGAGCACAAAGATCATGAAATAACCCAATTTTCGGAGGCAGTGATTAAATACAAGGAGACGATTCAAGAGTTGTTAGACAATTGTAAATCAAAGATCAATGGATACGACGTCCAACTTGTAGCATTATCGAAATGTGATACTGTCATTAAAGCAGCTGAACAAAGTATACGTGACTCGGCTATTCAGTATATCAGCGACATAAGagcaaaagaaaaacaactgATTGATGATCTTCACGAGACTTATGGTAGTGACGTCATGGACTATGTTTCGAAGCGTGCTGATATGCAGATCAACGTCGATAGTTTGAAAAGTACTTGTAATTTGACCGAACTCGTTCTGAAAGGTAAAGACATTGAACTGCTTTTGTTGAAAAAGCAAGTCCAGGAGAAACTCTCTTCTTTATCAGATATTGAGTTAAGGGATCTACCACTCACTGTAAATAAACAAATTGCATTTGTCCCTGGAGTTATGAACTTTGGAGAACTTTGCGAAAGCGATAAGCCTATTGGAACCGTCAATACACCAAGACCGGTTGTATCTAACACGCCACAAAATACAGTGCCACCTAAATTTACTACATCAATAAGTTCACAAACTGATGAACCTCCAGCAAAAGAAGAACCTTCTATTACTGCTACTTATGTACAGACCGACCAAGGACCTGGAAACGGCAGTGATAAGTCAGTGGGAACAGATATTGTAGAAGTCATGGAAAAAGCAGTAAATACAAGATCACGAAGCCTGCAAGGATCAACATCACAAATGCAACGTGTTGCGTCTGAAGAGAACGGAAGCGGAAATGACATCATTGCAGATGGAGCAGCACAGCGACGCCAGCGGAGAAGACGGGAACGACCAAAAATAGAG ACTTGA
- the LOC139527163 gene encoding tripartite motif-containing protein 2-like isoform X2, with translation MSKSSPVDSEEVHHPEKSRYRRRLERERYHTTSIDYNTLNNMANTTTSSASPSSTTGGTGNKLAQEIQDEFLVCKICLEVYKNPKCLDCLHTFCEACIDNHVMSECTYKKYSDYREFTCPLCRKRTQLPLGGVKKLPDNFLVSGLSEVVGRQKPSKFPFCDICKLVNHKHREATSKCLDCNKLLCKACVELHKATKVTKGHSIFDVEIEKDIECKEHSEEVVRFYCEPCETCICVLCTFNEHKDHEITQFSEAVIKYKETIQELLDNCKSKINGYDVQLVALSKCDTVIKAAEQSIRDSAIQYISDIRAKEKQLIDDLHETYGSDVMDYVSKRADMQINVDSLKSTCNLTELVLKGKDIELLLLKKQVQEKLSSLSDIELRDLPLTVNKQIAFVPGVMNFGELCESDKPIGTVNTPRPVVSNTPQNTVPPKFTTSISSQTDEPPAKEEPSITATYVQTDQGPGNGSDKSVGTDIVEVMEKAVNTRSRSLQGSTSQMQRVASEENGSGNDIIADGAAQRRQRRRRERPKIESKGESKSSCVIA, from the exons ATGTCAAAATCTTCTCCCGTCGATTCCGAGGAAGTTCATCACCCAGAAAAATCCAG GTATAGAAGAAGATTAGAAAGAGAACGTTACCATACGACATCAATTGATTACAACACTCTGAACAATATGGCGAATACCACTACGTCATCGGCATCTCCATCCTCTACAACCGGCGGAACCGGAAACAAGCTAGCGCAAGAAATACAAGATGAATTCCTCGTTTGTAAAATATGTCTGGAGGTGTATAAAAATCCAAAATGTTTGGACTGTCTTCATACATTTTGTGAGGCTTGTATTGATAATCACGTCATGTCCGAATGTACGTACAAAAAGTATAGCGATTACAGGGAGTTTACCTGTCCACTTTGTAGGAAAAGGACCCAATTACCGCTAGGTGGAGTGAAGAAGCTTCCAGATAATTTCCTTGTTTCCGGTCTTTCAGAAGTGGTTGGACGACAAAAACCTTCCAAATTCCCGTTCTGCGATATTTGCAAATTAGTCAATCATAAACATAGAGAAGCAACATCCAAATGTTTAGAttgtaataaattgttatgcAAGGCGTGCGTAGAATTACATAAGGCAACAAAAGTTACAAAGGGTCATAGCATATTTGATGTAGAAATTGAAAAAGATATCGAATGCAAAGAGCATTCCGAAGAAGTAGTTCGATTTTATTGTGAGCCATGTGAAACATGCATTTGCGTTCTCTGCACGTTCAACGAGCACAAAGATCATGAAATAACCCAATTTTCGGAGGCAGTGATTAAATACAAGGAGACGATTCAAGAGTTGTTAGACAATTGTAAATCAAAGATCAATGGATACGACGTCCAACTTGTAGCATTATCGAAATGTGATACTGTCATTAAAGCAGCTGAACAAAGTATACGTGACTCGGCTATTCAGTATATCAGCGACATAAGagcaaaagaaaaacaactgATTGATGATCTTCACGAGACTTATGGTAGTGACGTCATGGACTATGTTTCGAAGCGTGCTGATATGCAGATCAACGTCGATAGTTTGAAAAGTACTTGTAATTTGACCGAACTCGTTCTGAAAGGTAAAGACATTGAACTGCTTTTGTTGAAAAAGCAAGTCCAGGAGAAACTCTCTTCTTTATCAGATATTGAGTTAAGGGATCTACCACTCACTGTAAATAAACAAATTGCATTTGTCCCTGGAGTTATGAACTTTGGAGAACTTTGCGAAAGCGATAAGCCTATTGGAACCGTCAATACACCAAGACCGGTTGTATCTAACACGCCACAAAATACAGTGCCACCTAAATTTACTACATCAATAAGTTCACAAACTGATGAACCTCCAGCAAAAGAAGAACCTTCTATTACTGCTACTTATGTACAGACCGACCAAGGACCTGGAAACGGCAGTGATAAGTCAGTGGGAACAGATATTGTAGAAGTCATGGAAAAAGCAGTAAATACAAGATCACGAAGCCTGCAAGGATCAACATCACAAATGCAACGTGTTGCGTCTGAAGAGAACGGAAGCGGAAATGACATCATTGCAGATGGAGCAGCACAGCGACGCCAGCGGAGAAGACGGGAACGACCAAAAATAGAG TCGAAAGGAGAGTCAAAAAGTTCCTGTGTTATTGCATAA
- the LOC139527163 gene encoding tripartite motif-containing protein 2-like isoform X9, producing MTELLTPQRGGYRRRLERERYHTTSIDYNTLNNMANTTTSSASPSSTTGGTGNKLAQEIQDEFLVCKICLEVYKNPKCLDCLHTFCEACIDNHVMSECTYKKYSDYREFTCPLCRKRTQLPLGGVKKLPDNFLVSGLSEVVGRQKPSKFPFCDICKLVNHKHREATSKCLDCNKLLCKACVELHKATKVTKGHSIFDVEIEKDIECKEHSEEVVRFYCEPCETCICVLCTFNEHKDHEITQFSEAVIKYKETIQELLDNCKSKINGYDVQLVALSKCDTVIKAAEQSIRDSAIQYISDIRAKEKQLIDDLHETYGSDVMDYVSKRADMQINVDSLKSTCNLTELVLKGKDIELLLLKKQVQEKLSSLSDIELRDLPLTVNKQIAFVPGVMNFGELCESDKPIGTVNTPRPVVSNTPQNTVPPKFTTSISSQTDEPPAKEEPSITATYVQTDQGPGNGSDKSVGTDIVEVMEKAVNTRSRSLQGSTSQMQRVASEENGSGNDIIADGAAQRRQRRRRERPKIET from the exons atgaCGGAGCTACTAACTCCGCAGCGTGGAGG GTATAGAAGAAGATTAGAAAGAGAACGTTACCATACGACATCAATTGATTACAACACTCTGAACAATATGGCGAATACCACTACGTCATCGGCATCTCCATCCTCTACAACCGGCGGAACCGGAAACAAGCTAGCGCAAGAAATACAAGATGAATTCCTCGTTTGTAAAATATGTCTGGAGGTGTATAAAAATCCAAAATGTTTGGACTGTCTTCATACATTTTGTGAGGCTTGTATTGATAATCACGTCATGTCCGAATGTACGTACAAAAAGTATAGCGATTACAGGGAGTTTACCTGTCCACTTTGTAGGAAAAGGACCCAATTACCGCTAGGTGGAGTGAAGAAGCTTCCAGATAATTTCCTTGTTTCCGGTCTTTCAGAAGTGGTTGGACGACAAAAACCTTCCAAATTCCCGTTCTGCGATATTTGCAAATTAGTCAATCATAAACATAGAGAAGCAACATCCAAATGTTTAGAttgtaataaattgttatgcAAGGCGTGCGTAGAATTACATAAGGCAACAAAAGTTACAAAGGGTCATAGCATATTTGATGTAGAAATTGAAAAAGATATCGAATGCAAAGAGCATTCCGAAGAAGTAGTTCGATTTTATTGTGAGCCATGTGAAACATGCATTTGCGTTCTCTGCACGTTCAACGAGCACAAAGATCATGAAATAACCCAATTTTCGGAGGCAGTGATTAAATACAAGGAGACGATTCAAGAGTTGTTAGACAATTGTAAATCAAAGATCAATGGATACGACGTCCAACTTGTAGCATTATCGAAATGTGATACTGTCATTAAAGCAGCTGAACAAAGTATACGTGACTCGGCTATTCAGTATATCAGCGACATAAGagcaaaagaaaaacaactgATTGATGATCTTCACGAGACTTATGGTAGTGACGTCATGGACTATGTTTCGAAGCGTGCTGATATGCAGATCAACGTCGATAGTTTGAAAAGTACTTGTAATTTGACCGAACTCGTTCTGAAAGGTAAAGACATTGAACTGCTTTTGTTGAAAAAGCAAGTCCAGGAGAAACTCTCTTCTTTATCAGATATTGAGTTAAGGGATCTACCACTCACTGTAAATAAACAAATTGCATTTGTCCCTGGAGTTATGAACTTTGGAGAACTTTGCGAAAGCGATAAGCCTATTGGAACCGTCAATACACCAAGACCGGTTGTATCTAACACGCCACAAAATACAGTGCCACCTAAATTTACTACATCAATAAGTTCACAAACTGATGAACCTCCAGCAAAAGAAGAACCTTCTATTACTGCTACTTATGTACAGACCGACCAAGGACCTGGAAACGGCAGTGATAAGTCAGTGGGAACAGATATTGTAGAAGTCATGGAAAAAGCAGTAAATACAAGATCACGAAGCCTGCAAGGATCAACATCACAAATGCAACGTGTTGCGTCTGAAGAGAACGGAAGCGGAAATGACATCATTGCAGATGGAGCAGCACAGCGACGCCAGCGGAGAAGACGGGAACGACCAAAAATAGAG ACTTGA
- the LOC139527163 gene encoding tripartite motif-containing protein 2-like isoform X4 — protein sequence MTELLTPQRGGYRRRLERERYHTTSIDYNTLNNMANTTTSSASPSSTTGGTGNKLAQEIQDEFLVCKICLEVYKNPKCLDCLHTFCEACIDNHVMSECTYKKYSDYREFTCPLCRKRTQLPLGGVKKLPDNFLVSGLSEVVGRQKPSKFPFCDICKLVNHKHREATSKCLDCNKLLCKACVELHKATKVTKGHSIFDVEIEKDIECKEHSEEVVRFYCEPCETCICVLCTFNEHKDHEITQFSEAVIKYKETIQELLDNCKSKINGYDVQLVALSKCDTVIKAAEQSIRDSAIQYISDIRAKEKQLIDDLHETYGSDVMDYVSKRADMQINVDSLKSTCNLTELVLKGKDIELLLLKKQVQEKLSSLSDIELRDLPLTVNKQIAFVPGVMNFGELCESDKPIGTVNTPRPVVSNTPQNTVPPKFTTSISSQTDEPPAKEEPSITATYVQTDQGPGNGSDKSVGTDIVEVMEKAVNTRSRSLQGSTSQMQRVASEENGSGNDIIADGAAQRRQRRRRERPKIESKGESKSSCVIA from the exons atgaCGGAGCTACTAACTCCGCAGCGTGGAGG GTATAGAAGAAGATTAGAAAGAGAACGTTACCATACGACATCAATTGATTACAACACTCTGAACAATATGGCGAATACCACTACGTCATCGGCATCTCCATCCTCTACAACCGGCGGAACCGGAAACAAGCTAGCGCAAGAAATACAAGATGAATTCCTCGTTTGTAAAATATGTCTGGAGGTGTATAAAAATCCAAAATGTTTGGACTGTCTTCATACATTTTGTGAGGCTTGTATTGATAATCACGTCATGTCCGAATGTACGTACAAAAAGTATAGCGATTACAGGGAGTTTACCTGTCCACTTTGTAGGAAAAGGACCCAATTACCGCTAGGTGGAGTGAAGAAGCTTCCAGATAATTTCCTTGTTTCCGGTCTTTCAGAAGTGGTTGGACGACAAAAACCTTCCAAATTCCCGTTCTGCGATATTTGCAAATTAGTCAATCATAAACATAGAGAAGCAACATCCAAATGTTTAGAttgtaataaattgttatgcAAGGCGTGCGTAGAATTACATAAGGCAACAAAAGTTACAAAGGGTCATAGCATATTTGATGTAGAAATTGAAAAAGATATCGAATGCAAAGAGCATTCCGAAGAAGTAGTTCGATTTTATTGTGAGCCATGTGAAACATGCATTTGCGTTCTCTGCACGTTCAACGAGCACAAAGATCATGAAATAACCCAATTTTCGGAGGCAGTGATTAAATACAAGGAGACGATTCAAGAGTTGTTAGACAATTGTAAATCAAAGATCAATGGATACGACGTCCAACTTGTAGCATTATCGAAATGTGATACTGTCATTAAAGCAGCTGAACAAAGTATACGTGACTCGGCTATTCAGTATATCAGCGACATAAGagcaaaagaaaaacaactgATTGATGATCTTCACGAGACTTATGGTAGTGACGTCATGGACTATGTTTCGAAGCGTGCTGATATGCAGATCAACGTCGATAGTTTGAAAAGTACTTGTAATTTGACCGAACTCGTTCTGAAAGGTAAAGACATTGAACTGCTTTTGTTGAAAAAGCAAGTCCAGGAGAAACTCTCTTCTTTATCAGATATTGAGTTAAGGGATCTACCACTCACTGTAAATAAACAAATTGCATTTGTCCCTGGAGTTATGAACTTTGGAGAACTTTGCGAAAGCGATAAGCCTATTGGAACCGTCAATACACCAAGACCGGTTGTATCTAACACGCCACAAAATACAGTGCCACCTAAATTTACTACATCAATAAGTTCACAAACTGATGAACCTCCAGCAAAAGAAGAACCTTCTATTACTGCTACTTATGTACAGACCGACCAAGGACCTGGAAACGGCAGTGATAAGTCAGTGGGAACAGATATTGTAGAAGTCATGGAAAAAGCAGTAAATACAAGATCACGAAGCCTGCAAGGATCAACATCACAAATGCAACGTGTTGCGTCTGAAGAGAACGGAAGCGGAAATGACATCATTGCAGATGGAGCAGCACAGCGACGCCAGCGGAGAAGACGGGAACGACCAAAAATAGAG TCGAAAGGAGAGTCAAAAAGTTCCTGTGTTATTGCATAA
- the LOC139527163 gene encoding tripartite motif-containing protein 2-like isoform X8, whose amino-acid sequence MDDTDIIQKIGKKRYRRRLERERYHTTSIDYNTLNNMANTTTSSASPSSTTGGTGNKLAQEIQDEFLVCKICLEVYKNPKCLDCLHTFCEACIDNHVMSECTYKKYSDYREFTCPLCRKRTQLPLGGVKKLPDNFLVSGLSEVVGRQKPSKFPFCDICKLVNHKHREATSKCLDCNKLLCKACVELHKATKVTKGHSIFDVEIEKDIECKEHSEEVVRFYCEPCETCICVLCTFNEHKDHEITQFSEAVIKYKETIQELLDNCKSKINGYDVQLVALSKCDTVIKAAEQSIRDSAIQYISDIRAKEKQLIDDLHETYGSDVMDYVSKRADMQINVDSLKSTCNLTELVLKGKDIELLLLKKQVQEKLSSLSDIELRDLPLTVNKQIAFVPGVMNFGELCESDKPIGTVNTPRPVVSNTPQNTVPPKFTTSISSQTDEPPAKEEPSITATYVQTDQGPGNGSDKSVGTDIVEVMEKAVNTRSRSLQGSTSQMQRVASEENGSGNDIIADGAAQRRQRRRRERPKIET is encoded by the exons ATGGATGACACTGATATAATTCAAAAGATTGGAAAGAAACG GTATAGAAGAAGATTAGAAAGAGAACGTTACCATACGACATCAATTGATTACAACACTCTGAACAATATGGCGAATACCACTACGTCATCGGCATCTCCATCCTCTACAACCGGCGGAACCGGAAACAAGCTAGCGCAAGAAATACAAGATGAATTCCTCGTTTGTAAAATATGTCTGGAGGTGTATAAAAATCCAAAATGTTTGGACTGTCTTCATACATTTTGTGAGGCTTGTATTGATAATCACGTCATGTCCGAATGTACGTACAAAAAGTATAGCGATTACAGGGAGTTTACCTGTCCACTTTGTAGGAAAAGGACCCAATTACCGCTAGGTGGAGTGAAGAAGCTTCCAGATAATTTCCTTGTTTCCGGTCTTTCAGAAGTGGTTGGACGACAAAAACCTTCCAAATTCCCGTTCTGCGATATTTGCAAATTAGTCAATCATAAACATAGAGAAGCAACATCCAAATGTTTAGAttgtaataaattgttatgcAAGGCGTGCGTAGAATTACATAAGGCAACAAAAGTTACAAAGGGTCATAGCATATTTGATGTAGAAATTGAAAAAGATATCGAATGCAAAGAGCATTCCGAAGAAGTAGTTCGATTTTATTGTGAGCCATGTGAAACATGCATTTGCGTTCTCTGCACGTTCAACGAGCACAAAGATCATGAAATAACCCAATTTTCGGAGGCAGTGATTAAATACAAGGAGACGATTCAAGAGTTGTTAGACAATTGTAAATCAAAGATCAATGGATACGACGTCCAACTTGTAGCATTATCGAAATGTGATACTGTCATTAAAGCAGCTGAACAAAGTATACGTGACTCGGCTATTCAGTATATCAGCGACATAAGagcaaaagaaaaacaactgATTGATGATCTTCACGAGACTTATGGTAGTGACGTCATGGACTATGTTTCGAAGCGTGCTGATATGCAGATCAACGTCGATAGTTTGAAAAGTACTTGTAATTTGACCGAACTCGTTCTGAAAGGTAAAGACATTGAACTGCTTTTGTTGAAAAAGCAAGTCCAGGAGAAACTCTCTTCTTTATCAGATATTGAGTTAAGGGATCTACCACTCACTGTAAATAAACAAATTGCATTTGTCCCTGGAGTTATGAACTTTGGAGAACTTTGCGAAAGCGATAAGCCTATTGGAACCGTCAATACACCAAGACCGGTTGTATCTAACACGCCACAAAATACAGTGCCACCTAAATTTACTACATCAATAAGTTCACAAACTGATGAACCTCCAGCAAAAGAAGAACCTTCTATTACTGCTACTTATGTACAGACCGACCAAGGACCTGGAAACGGCAGTGATAAGTCAGTGGGAACAGATATTGTAGAAGTCATGGAAAAAGCAGTAAATACAAGATCACGAAGCCTGCAAGGATCAACATCACAAATGCAACGTGTTGCGTCTGAAGAGAACGGAAGCGGAAATGACATCATTGCAGATGGAGCAGCACAGCGACGCCAGCGGAGAAGACGGGAACGACCAAAAATAGAG ACTTGA
- the LOC139527163 gene encoding tripartite motif-containing protein 2-like isoform X3 yields the protein MDDTDIIQKIGKKRYRRRLERERYHTTSIDYNTLNNMANTTTSSASPSSTTGGTGNKLAQEIQDEFLVCKICLEVYKNPKCLDCLHTFCEACIDNHVMSECTYKKYSDYREFTCPLCRKRTQLPLGGVKKLPDNFLVSGLSEVVGRQKPSKFPFCDICKLVNHKHREATSKCLDCNKLLCKACVELHKATKVTKGHSIFDVEIEKDIECKEHSEEVVRFYCEPCETCICVLCTFNEHKDHEITQFSEAVIKYKETIQELLDNCKSKINGYDVQLVALSKCDTVIKAAEQSIRDSAIQYISDIRAKEKQLIDDLHETYGSDVMDYVSKRADMQINVDSLKSTCNLTELVLKGKDIELLLLKKQVQEKLSSLSDIELRDLPLTVNKQIAFVPGVMNFGELCESDKPIGTVNTPRPVVSNTPQNTVPPKFTTSISSQTDEPPAKEEPSITATYVQTDQGPGNGSDKSVGTDIVEVMEKAVNTRSRSLQGSTSQMQRVASEENGSGNDIIADGAAQRRQRRRRERPKIESKGESKSSCVIA from the exons ATGGATGACACTGATATAATTCAAAAGATTGGAAAGAAACG GTATAGAAGAAGATTAGAAAGAGAACGTTACCATACGACATCAATTGATTACAACACTCTGAACAATATGGCGAATACCACTACGTCATCGGCATCTCCATCCTCTACAACCGGCGGAACCGGAAACAAGCTAGCGCAAGAAATACAAGATGAATTCCTCGTTTGTAAAATATGTCTGGAGGTGTATAAAAATCCAAAATGTTTGGACTGTCTTCATACATTTTGTGAGGCTTGTATTGATAATCACGTCATGTCCGAATGTACGTACAAAAAGTATAGCGATTACAGGGAGTTTACCTGTCCACTTTGTAGGAAAAGGACCCAATTACCGCTAGGTGGAGTGAAGAAGCTTCCAGATAATTTCCTTGTTTCCGGTCTTTCAGAAGTGGTTGGACGACAAAAACCTTCCAAATTCCCGTTCTGCGATATTTGCAAATTAGTCAATCATAAACATAGAGAAGCAACATCCAAATGTTTAGAttgtaataaattgttatgcAAGGCGTGCGTAGAATTACATAAGGCAACAAAAGTTACAAAGGGTCATAGCATATTTGATGTAGAAATTGAAAAAGATATCGAATGCAAAGAGCATTCCGAAGAAGTAGTTCGATTTTATTGTGAGCCATGTGAAACATGCATTTGCGTTCTCTGCACGTTCAACGAGCACAAAGATCATGAAATAACCCAATTTTCGGAGGCAGTGATTAAATACAAGGAGACGATTCAAGAGTTGTTAGACAATTGTAAATCAAAGATCAATGGATACGACGTCCAACTTGTAGCATTATCGAAATGTGATACTGTCATTAAAGCAGCTGAACAAAGTATACGTGACTCGGCTATTCAGTATATCAGCGACATAAGagcaaaagaaaaacaactgATTGATGATCTTCACGAGACTTATGGTAGTGACGTCATGGACTATGTTTCGAAGCGTGCTGATATGCAGATCAACGTCGATAGTTTGAAAAGTACTTGTAATTTGACCGAACTCGTTCTGAAAGGTAAAGACATTGAACTGCTTTTGTTGAAAAAGCAAGTCCAGGAGAAACTCTCTTCTTTATCAGATATTGAGTTAAGGGATCTACCACTCACTGTAAATAAACAAATTGCATTTGTCCCTGGAGTTATGAACTTTGGAGAACTTTGCGAAAGCGATAAGCCTATTGGAACCGTCAATACACCAAGACCGGTTGTATCTAACACGCCACAAAATACAGTGCCACCTAAATTTACTACATCAATAAGTTCACAAACTGATGAACCTCCAGCAAAAGAAGAACCTTCTATTACTGCTACTTATGTACAGACCGACCAAGGACCTGGAAACGGCAGTGATAAGTCAGTGGGAACAGATATTGTAGAAGTCATGGAAAAAGCAGTAAATACAAGATCACGAAGCCTGCAAGGATCAACATCACAAATGCAACGTGTTGCGTCTGAAGAGAACGGAAGCGGAAATGACATCATTGCAGATGGAGCAGCACAGCGACGCCAGCGGAGAAGACGGGAACGACCAAAAATAGAG TCGAAAGGAGAGTCAAAAAGTTCCTGTGTTATTGCATAA